One Blastocatellia bacterium DNA segment encodes these proteins:
- a CDS encoding NAD(+)/NADH kinase: protein MLERRKLRVHRVGLMVKPKIKGAGSIIEHLSRFLAERGIELVAEPIIEEMAPGCRATLVPPEKLPSTIDLLVVMGGDGTMLAAARLMGGRRIPVLGVNFGGLGYLTEFTLEEMFPALERALMEEALVDSRMMLDAFVYRAGQCVAEYSVLNDAVVNKSALARIIQIECWIDGAPVTTFRADGLIVSTPTGSTAYSLSAGGPIVHPSVAAIVITPICPHMLTNRPLVISDQSDVKLILRTPREEVTLTLDGQVGFALQVGDEVIVHKSAKTFDLISPPNKNYFQVLRDKLYWGK, encoded by the coding sequence ATGCTCGAGCGACGAAAACTTCGCGTTCATCGCGTCGGCCTCATGGTCAAGCCGAAGATCAAGGGGGCGGGGTCGATCATCGAGCATCTCTCGCGATTTCTCGCGGAACGGGGCATTGAGCTTGTCGCTGAACCGATCATCGAGGAAATGGCTCCTGGATGTCGGGCCACGCTCGTGCCCCCTGAGAAGCTGCCTTCGACGATCGACCTGCTGGTCGTGATGGGAGGAGATGGGACCATGCTCGCAGCGGCGCGCTTGATGGGCGGGCGGCGTATTCCCGTCCTCGGCGTCAACTTCGGCGGGCTCGGCTATCTGACCGAGTTCACGTTGGAGGAGATGTTCCCCGCCTTGGAGCGCGCGCTGATGGAGGAGGCGCTCGTGGACTCCCGCATGATGCTCGATGCCTTCGTCTATCGCGCCGGCCAGTGCGTGGCCGAATATTCGGTCCTCAACGATGCTGTCGTGAACAAGAGCGCGCTGGCGCGCATCATCCAGATCGAATGCTGGATTGACGGCGCGCCCGTGACGACCTTCCGCGCCGATGGCCTCATCGTCTCCACGCCTACGGGATCCACGGCGTATTCGCTCTCGGCTGGGGGACCGATCGTTCATCCTTCGGTCGCCGCGATCGTGATCACGCCGATTTGCCCCCATATGTTGACGAACCGTCCGCTGGTCATCTCGGATCAATCGGACGTGAAGCTCATCCTGCGCACGCCGCGCGAAGAGGTCACGCTGACGCTGGACGGGCAAGTCGGCTTCGCCCTGCAGGTCGGGGATGAGGTGATCGTCCACAAGAGCGCAAAGACGTTCGATCTCATCTCCCCGCCGAACAAGAACTACTTTCAAGTCCTGCGTGACAAGCTCTATTGGGGGAAATGA
- a CDS encoding TonB-dependent receptor has product MKCVNFARFLGPIGLALLIALTPLRAFPQSQATAATLEGYVYDPTGAVVPEVTVTAVNAGTGLTRTVKTNAVGYYVIPLLPPGTYTVTFAKAGFAELKLEGIELRVGDALTVNGTLQPAGIREEVLVTAETLPLIETTRTQPGTVIDRALIDVLPLNGRNWTELVLLTPGVTAADDFGNVSFTGVDRVFNNIQVDGADNNNAYFGEIRGRTRAPFQFSQETVQEFRVANSNFSAEFGRAAGGIVNAITRSGTNEWRGTAFYYIRDDAWNANGFFNNANNVPKPPERRQQFGGNIGGPLIRNKLFWFLNYDHQVRNEPVTVTLGARLESEIRALRGPDRELAERFFRPLVRSIPRDFDQINFFPRLDWQITPNHTLTLTHNFQQFDSRNGVFTTPTTTTNVTGNAKNFTNSYTSVIALNSVLTPTLLNEFRFNFVFDDTGDFANDPFLPQITVSGFNLGGRTFLHARPGDFPGRFTRERRVQWIDNVSIIRGRHTIKAGLDINRIVDRNFFASNVNGTYSFGSVTDFLNGVISNYTQRFFIGDPLVRQRTMVYGFYGQDTFRISSRLTLYYGVRYELQTLPGPLVVNPLVPETGRINEDTNNVAPRLGIALSPFRDGKTVIRAGYGIFYGLTPNLMINDVLTNNNAYSINIFLSGTALAANGIVFPPITALDPLNLSKTKFPRLETPPGGIRFADPSSDIMVFAPDRVNPYTQQANLEIERELFPQTTVSVAYLFTRGVKISRSRNINVRPPLEGPAGVATIRVLDEQGRIVHTFQFPRIGVVSPASLRPNPNFRQINMVESAANSIYHGMAVRINRRFHRGLSLLVSYTLSKTTDDIRNALDGRFTDILDPFDVRRDRGLSSLDERQRLVISGVWQMPFFKNATNRILRYALGNWSVSGIATFSSGRAVTADLAGASTDTDLNEDNVPDDRAPHWGRGAFRGPGRNQIDLSLRKRIDLAERRRLEFIIQAFNVFNRPQFTGVQVDAYDATRSGGVTSRVFTLRPRADFLQPVFGLRARDLQLGVRVTF; this is encoded by the coding sequence ATGAAATGCGTCAATTTCGCTCGCTTCCTTGGCCCCATCGGCCTCGCCCTTCTCATCGCCCTAACGCCTCTGCGCGCCTTCCCGCAATCGCAGGCGACGGCGGCCACGCTGGAGGGGTATGTGTATGATCCCACCGGAGCCGTCGTGCCGGAGGTCACCGTTACGGCCGTGAACGCCGGAACGGGCCTGACGCGCACGGTGAAGACGAACGCCGTCGGCTACTACGTCATCCCGCTTCTGCCTCCCGGGACATACACGGTCACGTTCGCCAAAGCGGGATTCGCCGAATTGAAACTCGAAGGGATCGAGCTGCGCGTCGGCGATGCCCTCACGGTGAACGGCACACTGCAGCCGGCGGGCATTCGAGAGGAAGTCCTCGTCACGGCCGAGACGCTCCCGCTCATCGAGACGACGCGCACGCAACCGGGCACGGTCATTGATCGCGCGCTCATTGATGTGCTTCCGCTGAATGGACGGAATTGGACGGAGTTGGTGCTTTTGACGCCGGGCGTGACGGCAGCCGACGACTTCGGCAACGTGAGCTTCACGGGCGTGGATCGCGTCTTCAATAACATCCAAGTGGATGGCGCCGATAACAACAACGCCTACTTCGGCGAGATTCGCGGGCGCACGCGCGCGCCGTTCCAATTCAGCCAGGAGACGGTGCAAGAATTCCGCGTGGCCAACAGTAACTTCTCGGCCGAATTCGGACGCGCGGCCGGCGGCATCGTCAACGCCATCACGCGCTCGGGCACCAACGAGTGGCGCGGCACGGCCTTCTACTACATCCGCGACGATGCGTGGAACGCTAACGGCTTCTTCAATAATGCCAACAACGTGCCCAAGCCACCTGAACGCCGCCAACAGTTCGGCGGCAATATCGGTGGGCCGCTCATCCGCAACAAGCTCTTCTGGTTCCTCAACTACGATCATCAGGTTCGCAACGAGCCGGTGACGGTCACCCTCGGCGCGCGCCTGGAGAGCGAGATTCGCGCCTTGCGCGGTCCCGATCGTGAGCTGGCCGAACGCTTCTTCCGTCCGCTCGTGCGCTCCATCCCGCGCGATTTCGATCAGATCAATTTCTTCCCTCGGCTGGATTGGCAGATCACGCCCAATCACACGCTCACGCTCACGCACAACTTCCAGCAGTTCGATTCCCGAAACGGTGTCTTCACCACGCCCACGACGACGACCAATGTCACCGGCAACGCGAAGAATTTCACCAACAGCTACACGAGCGTCATCGCGCTCAACTCCGTGCTCACGCCCACGCTGCTCAACGAATTTCGCTTCAACTTCGTCTTCGACGATACGGGCGATTTCGCGAACGATCCCTTCCTGCCGCAGATCACCGTCTCCGGATTCAATCTCGGCGGTCGGACGTTCCTCCATGCTCGACCGGGGGACTTCCCAGGCCGTTTCACCCGCGAGCGCCGCGTGCAATGGATTGATAACGTCTCGATCATTCGGGGGCGGCACACGATCAAAGCGGGGCTCGACATCAATCGCATCGTGGATCGAAATTTCTTCGCCAGCAACGTCAATGGAACCTACAGCTTTGGCAGCGTCACCGACTTCTTGAACGGCGTGATCAGCAACTATACGCAACGGTTTTTCATCGGCGATCCGCTCGTGCGGCAGCGCACGATGGTCTATGGCTTCTATGGCCAGGACACGTTCCGCATTAGTTCGCGCCTGACGCTCTACTATGGCGTGCGGTATGAATTGCAGACGCTGCCAGGTCCGCTTGTCGTAAACCCGCTTGTGCCGGAGACGGGACGGATCAACGAGGACACGAACAATGTGGCGCCGCGCTTGGGGATTGCCCTCTCTCCGTTCAGGGATGGGAAGACGGTCATTCGCGCCGGATACGGGATCTTCTATGGTCTGACGCCCAATCTCATGATCAACGACGTCCTGACGAACAACAACGCGTATTCGATCAACATCTTCCTCTCGGGGACGGCCCTGGCGGCTAATGGGATCGTCTTTCCACCGATCACCGCGCTCGATCCGCTCAATCTCTCGAAGACGAAGTTCCCGCGACTGGAAACGCCTCCGGGCGGGATTCGATTCGCCGACCCGTCCTCGGACATCATGGTCTTCGCGCCGGATCGCGTGAATCCCTATACGCAGCAAGCGAATCTGGAGATCGAGCGCGAGCTATTTCCGCAGACGACGGTCTCGGTGGCCTATCTCTTCACGCGAGGGGTGAAGATCTCGCGCTCGCGCAACATCAACGTGCGACCGCCGCTTGAAGGACCGGCGGGCGTGGCGACCATCCGCGTGTTGGATGAGCAAGGACGAATTGTCCACACGTTCCAATTCCCGCGCATTGGCGTCGTCTCGCCGGCATCGCTGCGGCCGAACCCGAATTTCCGGCAGATCAATATGGTCGAGAGCGCGGCCAATTCGATCTATCACGGGATGGCCGTGCGCATCAATCGCCGTTTCCATCGCGGCCTGTCGCTGCTGGTCTCCTACACGCTCTCGAAGACGACCGATGACATCCGCAATGCGCTCGATGGGCGCTTCACCGACATTCTCGATCCGTTCGACGTGCGTCGCGATCGCGGGCTCTCCAGCTTGGATGAGCGACAGCGGTTGGTCATCAGTGGTGTCTGGCAGATGCCATTCTTCAAGAACGCCACTAATCGCATCCTGCGCTACGCCTTGGGGAATTGGAGCGTGAGCGGGATCGCGACGTTCTCCAGTGGACGCGCCGTGACCGCTGATCTCGCCGGAGCGAGCACGGACACGGATCTGAACGAGGACAACGTCCCTGACGATCGCGCGCCGCACTGGGGACGCGGGGCCTTCCGCGGCCCAGGGCGGAATCAGATTGACCTCAGCTTGCGCAAGCGGATTGATCTGGCTGAACGACGGCGTCTGGAATTCATCATCCAGGCCTTCAATGTCTTCAATCGGCCACAGTTCACCGGCGTGCAGGTGGATGCTTACGACGCCACGCGCAGCGGCGGCGTCACTTCGCGCGTCTTCACCTTGCGCCCGCGCGCCGATTTCCTGCAGCCGGTCTTCGGCCTGCGCGCTCGCGATCTGCAGCTCGGCGTGCGGGTCACGTTTTGA